A genomic region of Haliaeetus albicilla chromosome 8, bHalAlb1.1, whole genome shotgun sequence contains the following coding sequences:
- the NCF2 gene encoding neutrophil cytosol factor 2, with amino-acid sequence MSLVETIRLWQEGVCAADGKEWRAALDAFMAVQNPPAKICFNIGCIHLVLGKLAEAEEAFTRSIGCDKHLAVAYFQRGTVFYRRQNHEDAIKDFKEALAQLRGNQLIDYKILGLRYRLFACEILYNVALVYATMEDWKKAEEYLTLAMSMKSEPQHNKIDRAMEAILKQKLCELVAIPAGKLFRPNEKQVAQLEKKDYLGKAMVVASVVDKDDFSGFAPLQPQASGPPPRPKTPEILTALKGQPHRVLYEFIPETTEELQVLPGNIVFVLKKEKDNWATVMFNGKKGIVPCNYLEPVELQNKLHIQEETPLEAEIPESPSSAAPEKPRRPAPDYVPATATQPRDTAKEAEAAISSPHILKVHYKYTVALEVEPGLSYTELLDLVCKKLELQPEHAQLRYKSAESQALVTLSADNLEAAWSQSKDNCLTVWCDITEGEGFLPDSKPEESLQEPVPEETGPTQVVAQYSYEATQPEDLEFQAGDVIVILSKVNEDWLEGQCNGKIGIFPSAFVQQSNTKDPEM; translated from the exons ATGTCCCTGGTTGAGACGATCCGGCTGTGGCAAGAAGGGGTGTGCGCGGCGGACGGGAAGGAATGGAGGGCAGCCCTGGATGCCTTCATGGCCGTCCAGAACCCCCCTGCCAAAATCTGCTTTAACATCGGCTGCATCCACCTTGTTCTGGGGAAGCTGGCCGAGGCGGAGGAG GCATTCACCCGGAGCATCGGCTGTGACAAGCACCTAGCAGTGGCTTATTTCCAGCGGGGGACCGTGTTTTACCGGAGGCAGAA CCATGAAGATGCCATCAAAGATTTCAAAGAGGCACTGGCCCAGCTGCGAGGCAACCAGCTCATTGACTACAAGATCCTGGGGCTGCGGTACAGGCTCTTTGCTTGTGAG ATACTCTACAACGTCGCGCTGGTGTACGCCACGATggaggactggaagaaagctGAGGAGTACCTGACACTGGCCATGAGTATGAAGAGTGAGCCCCAGCACAACAAGATCGACAGGGCAATGGAAGCCATCCTG AAGCAGAAACTCTGTGAGCTGGTGGCCATTCCCGCAGGGAAGCTGTTTAGACCAAATGAAAAGCAAGTGgctcagctggagaagaaggACTACCTGGGAAAGGCTATG GTGGTGGCATCCGTGGTGGACAAGGACGATTTTTCAGGATTTGCTCCACTCCAACCACAG GCCTCTGGTCCCCCACCCAGGCCCAAGACCCCAGAAATCCTCAC GGCCCTCAAAGGGCAGCCGCACCGCGTCCTGTACGAGTTCATCCCCGAGACCACTGAGGAGCTGCAGGTCCTGCCGGGAAACATTGTCTTTGtcctgaagaaagagaaggacaaTTGGGCTACGGTGATGTTCAACGGAAAG AAAGGGATCGTCCCCTGCAACTACCTTGAGCCTGTGGAGCTCCAGAACAAGCTGCATATCCAG GAAGAAACCCCTCTTGAAGCAGAGATCCCAGAGTCACCCAGCTCTGCCGCTCCAGAGAAGCCGCGGCGGCCAGCACCAG ACTACGTTCCTGCTACTGCAACGCAGCCGAGAGACACAGCAAAG GAGGCCGAAGCAGCCATCTCCAGCCCCCACATCCTCAAGGTGCATTACAAATACACAGTCGCCCTGGAAGTCGAGCCAGGCCTCTCCTACACAGAGCTCCTGGACTTGGTTTGCAAGAAACTGGAGCTCCAGCCCGAGCACGCACAGCTGAG GTACAAGTCTGCAGAGAGCCAAGCGCTGGTGACGCTGAGCGCGGATAACCTGGAGGCGGCTTGGAGCCAGAGCAAGGACAACTGTCTGACAGTCTGGTGCGACATCACAGAG GGAGAAGGGTTCTTACCGGACAGCAAACCAGAGGAGTCGCTGCAGGAGCCAGTGCCGGAGGAGACAGGACCAACCCAAGTTGTAGCCCAGTACAGTTATGAAGCCACCCAACCTGAAGACCTGGAATTTCAGGCGGGAGACGTGATAGTCATTTTATCCAAAG TGAATGAAGACTGGTTAGAAGGCCAGTGCAACGGGAAGATAGGCATCTTCCCATCCGCTTTCGTTCAACAGTCTAACACTAAAGACCCAGAGATGTGA